CAATGCTATCCCCCAAGGGCCGGCTGATCGGCGATTTCACCATTTCCTGCCTGTGCGAGGAAGAGTTCCAGCTCACCGCCTCCTATGGCTCCCAAGCCTATCACATGCGCTGGTTCCTGCAGAATATCGACGACGGCACCAGCGTTGAGAACATCTCCGACACCCGCAACGGGTTCCAGATCGCAGGCCCCCGCGCGAAGGAGGTTCTGCAAGCCTGCACCCGTCAGGATATCTCCGACATCCGCTTTATGGATGTGCGCCGCATGACCGTGGGCATGGCCGACTGCATCGTGCAGCGCGTCAGCTATACCGGTGATCTGGGCTATGAGATCTACTGCGACCTGCCCAGCCAGCGGTCCCTGTGGGACAGCCTTTGGTCGGCCGGCCAAACGCATGGAATGAAGCCTTTTGGCATGCGGGCGATGATGTCGCTGCGTCTGGATAAATTCTTCGGCTCCTGGCTCAGTGAGTTCTCGCCAGATTACACCGCTGCGGAAACCGGCCTGGATCGCTTCATCTCCTTCAGGAAAGACGTCGATTTTATCGGTCGCGCCGCCGCCGAGGCGGAACGCACAACAGGGGCCGCCCGCCAGCTCTGCGCCTTTGAGGTGACGGTAGAGGATGCTGATGTGACCGCCTACGAACCCATCTGGCACGCGGGCGCGGTGGTGGGCTTCTGCACGTCGGGCGGCTATTCCCACCACGCGCAGAAATCCATCGCCCTCGGGCTCATCCCCCGCGATCTGGCGCAGGACGGGCTGGAGGTGGAGATCGAAATCCTCGGCAAAATGCGTGCCGCACGGCTGATCACCACACCGCTGTTTGACGCCGACGGCGCCCGCATGCGCGGCTGATCCGGCAAGGCGGGTCAGTACTTCTGACCCGCCCTCCCCCCTGTTGCAGAGCCTGCGCGCGCTGTGTCCCGGATATTGCGCAACGGATAGGGCTGTCTCCGGTCCCAATGTTTCGCACGCGAAACATCCCGTCAGCATCTCTGACCTTTCACCGCCGCTTTTGCTGGACCCGCCCCCTCTTCTGGCTCAAAATATCCCCGCCGGAGGCATCCAACAGCCCAAGCAAACGCCGGGGAGGCGACAGATATGACCGCCATCGCCACGCTCATCCTCGCTGCGGGGCGCGCCTCGCGGATGCGGGGGCGCGATAAGCTGTTGGAGTCGGTTGACGGCACCCCGCTTCTGGTGCGGATCTGCGCGGCTGCGAAGCACAGCGCAGAGACCACCTATGTCACCCTGCCAACGCCCGACCATCCCCGCGCCACAGTGATCCGCGACCACTGCCAGGACGCCAGACCTGTCTATGTGCCGGACGCAGACGAGGGCATGGCCGCCTCCATCCGCGCAGGCATTGGCGCGCTTTCTCGGGCCTATGATGCAGTGATGATCCTGCCCGCCGATATGCCGGAGCTGACAGCCAGCGACCTCGCGCAAGTTGTAGCGCAGAGCAACTCCACCCCGGATCAGATCCTGCGGGCCACCAGCGTTGACGGGACATTTGGTCACCCGGTGGTGTTTCCGCGCCGATACTTCGCCGCACTCAGCCAGTTGACCGGCGATCAGGGCGCGCGCGCAATCCTACGGGAGGCGCAGCATCAGGGCGCGGTGATCTGCCCGGTCCTCCTGCCCGACCAACATGCGCTCACCGATCTCGACACGCCAGAGGCCTGGGCTGCCTGGCGTCAGGCCCGCAAATCTCCTCCAACGGGATAAGACGATCTACCTCAGTGGATGAACCACTGCACGCCGCCCTTGCGGTCACGCTGTGGTCGGGGCGTTGGGCTGGGCATTGATGGCTGCGCCTGCAATTGGGGAAACAACATCAGCACTTCCTCCCTTTGGGCCCGGTCCAATCCGCGTTGGGATTGATCGGCAGGCTGAAAGCACTCGATCCACGCCCCGTCCGCGCAGACCACCTCATGGCCCTCACAGACAAAATGGATGTAGTCGATGGAGGACGTCTCCACCGCATCCACCCCGGACAGTCCGGTCAGATGTTTCGCAGCGACCAGAATCTCGCGGTCCTCAAAATAGAACGCCGTCTTGTCATTGGTGATCAGAACGCGGTGGTTGGGGCTGAGCAGCAGATCCCGCTCCGGCATCCCATTGCCAAGCGCCCCCTCCGCAACCAGCACCGGCTGCAAATGCGCCGCTCCTTGCAAGGCGTTGCGGTCCAGCTGCCGCTGCCCGATCCAGCGAATGGGCTGCAGACCGTTGTCGCGGGTCATCACCCGATCCCCAACGCTCAGATCCTCGACGGCGCAGGCCCCATAGGGGGTTGCAATGGTTGTTCCGGGCGTAAAGCAGGGCACGTTGCAGTCTCCGTTCCAAAGCCGCTCCACCCCGGTCGCAAACCTCGTGCAACCGGCCATCGGCCTGCTTTGGTGTCGTTAAATCGGGCCGCACCTCTCGGCACGGCATAGAAGAGAGCACCACTCATTCTGTGGCAGCATTGAAGGTATCCTACGCAGACCCCTGCGCCCAAAAAAGAACAAAATCTTAATCAGCATCCCGTCGCCGACCTGCCCGGAGAGGGACGTGCTGAGAACCCCTGCCTGCGAGGGCGCGATTGTTTCCAAGCGCGATGGTGTGATTGGCCTGATCCGGCCAAAATGGGCCGAGAGAGCCGGTGAACTCCCGCCGTTTGTTGCGCCAATACGAACAATTGAACGGCAGCTGTTCCAACAGATCGCCTCTGAGGTTTTGCATTGCCCATCAGGATGGACCACAGGTTGTCCCGCGACGCGCAACAATATGGAAAATTTAAGGCAACTTATCGTGAAGTGCGCCAAAGCTCCGATTCGCGGCCATCTATGCGTTTCGGTCAGCGCGCAGAGCTGCCGCTAGGTCAATTCTGCCGCACGTTTGCGAAATGCTGCATAGCCTGCCTCATAGCCATCGCGCAGCTGCGGATCAGGCGCGACGGTCATCGCACTCTCCGGTGCGGTCAACACCTCTGCCGGGTCATCCCCGGTGACCGCCAGCCGCGCCAGCCGTGCCGCACCAAGTGCCGCGCCAAATTCACCATCCTTGGGCAGCTGCAGCGGTAGATCCAATATGGTGGCCAGCAGTTTGACCCAATAGGCAGACTTACTGCCCCCGCCGATGACCAGACAGCTGTCGATTTCCGCACCGGTCTTGCGCAACGCCTCAAGACAGTCGCGCAGACCATAGCAAACCCCTTCCATCACCGCGCGGGCCAGATCCTCCGCCGTGGTGGCGATGGACAGCCCCTGAAACCCGCCGCGCAGGCTGGCAGAATTATGCGGCGTCCGCTCACCGGACAGATAGGGCATGAATGTCACCGGCCCCGGCGGTTGCAGCTCCTCGCCAAGGCCTGCCGTCAGATCCGCAGGGCTTTGCCCGGTGATACGGCCCAGCCAGTTCATGCAGTCGGTTGCCGACAGCATGACGCCCATCTGATACCAGCGATCCGGGATTGCATGGCAGAAGGTATGAACAGCCGTTGCAGGGTCGGGGCGAAACCCGTCCCGCGCCGTCAGCACCACACCGGAGGTGCCAAGCGAGACAAACCCCTGCCCCGGCGCCATTACGCCCGTCCCGCAGGCCGCAGCGGCATTATCACCTGCGCCCCCGGCGATTGTGACTGGCCCCGTCAGCCCCCAGCGAACGGCCAGTTCGGGACGCAGGGTACCGGCAGCCGCGCTGCCCTCGACCAGATCTGGCATCTGATCGCGGCGCATATGCCCGGCTTCCAGCAGCCATTCTGACCAGTCCCGCGCGCCAACATCCAACCAGGAGGTGCCCGCGCTATCGGACATATCCGCCACATGGCGACCTGTCAGATGCAGGTTGAGGTAAGCCGCGGGCAGCAGGACCTTGGCGGTATTGGCAAATATCTCCGGCTCGTGGCGCTGCACCCACAAAAGTTTCGGCGCGGTGAACCCCGGAAAGACGATATTGCCGCTCAGATCTCGGACCTTCTCGGCGGCATCCAGCTCAGCCGCCTCAGCGGCCGAACGGGTGTCGTTCCACAGGATGCAGGGCCTCAGCACCTGATCGGAACCATCCAGCAACACCGCACCGTGCATATGACCGGCAACCGCAATGCCGCAAATATCGCTGTATCCGGGGCTGCCCTGCAACTGTGCCATCGCCTGATCCAGAGCGGTGATCCAGTCGCCGGGATCCTGTTCCGACCAGCCGGGATGGGGGGTTTGCACGTCATACTGCGCCTCTGCCGAGGCGACAGGCTTGCCGGCTGCATCGGTCATCAGCGCGCGCAGCCCCGATGTGCCAAGATCAATACCAAGATACATGTCTGTCCCCTCTCCCGATTACCCCGTGGACCTGCCCCCTCAGACGAAGCGGTTGACCAGCGCCTCCAGCTGTTCCTGACGGCCGGAAACCGGCTGCGGATTGAGCGCCTTGGCCTCGGCCTGATCGGCGATAGCCTCCAGCGTGGCCCCCTCGGCCAGATAGGCCTGCGCCTCGGCAGTGGTCCAACCGGCGTAACGGTCGCGGCGCTTTGCCTCCAGGCTATCGCTCTCCAACATGGCGGCTGCGGCGCGCAGCCCCCGTGCGCAGACATCCATTGCGCCCACATGGGCGGCGATCAGATCCTCGGCGTCCAGCGACTGGCGGCGCAGTTTGGCGTCGAAATTGGTACCGCCAGTCTTCAGCCCACCACCGCGCAGGATTTCGTAATAGGCCAACGCCACCTCCGGTACATTATTGGGAAACTGATCGGTGTCCCAACCGGACTGATAGTCATTGCGGTTCATGTCGATGGAGCCAAAGATCCCCAGCGCCTTGGCCATGGCGATCTCATGTTCGAAGCTGTGACCGGCAAGGATCGCATGACCCTGTTCGATATTAACCTTCACCTCCTTCTCAAGACCAAAGCGTTTGAGGAAGCCGTAAACGGTGGCCACGTCGTAGTCATATTGGTGTTTGGTCGGCTCCTGCGGCTTCGGCTCAATCAGGATGGCCCCTTTGAAGCCGATCTTGTGTTTGTAATCGACCACCATCGACAGGAAGCGGCCCATCTGCTCCAGCTCCCGCGACAGATCGGTGTTGAGCAGGGTTTCATACCCCTCACGTCCGCCCCAAAGGACATAATTCTCGCCGTTGAGACGATGGGTCAGATCCATGCAGGCCCGCACGGTTGAGGCACAATAGGCGAAGACATCCGGATCGGGGTTGGTGCTGGCCCCGGACATATAGCGGCGGTTGGAGAACATATTGGCTGTCCCCCACAGAAGTTTCGGACCACCGTCTGCCATTTTCTGTTCCAGCAGATCGCCGATCTGGTTCAGGCGTTTGTGGCTTTCGGCAAGGCTTGCGCCCTCTGGCCGGATATCGTGGTCATGGAAACAGTAGTAAGGCACGCCAAGAATGCGGAACATGTCAAAGGCCGCATCCGCCTTCATACGCGCCAGATCCATGGTGTCAGCGGGGAACCACGGACGCTGAAACGTCTGGCCGCCAAAGGGATCGTTCCCCTCCCACACGAAGTTGTGCCAGTAGCAAACGGCAAAGCGCAGGTGGTCCTCCATCCGTTTGCCCATCACAATTTCGTCCGGGTTGTAGTGGCGATAGGCCAGCCCGTCGCTCTCGGGGTTGTAGGTGATTGCTGCAATGTCGTCGAAATAGCCAGCCATGATCAGGCCCCCTCTTCTGGCCCGACCGCAGACTGCGGGGGCATGTTGTGTTTGAAATGAACCGCCGGGGTGATTTGCCCCGCCAATGGATCAACCGGCTGCCCGTCACTGAGGGCGACAAGGGCAGCAAGGGCGGCAGTGATCTCCTGCGCCGGTTTCTGATCGATCACCGCATCTATGAGCCCCTGCGCCACCGCATCGCGGGTGGCCGCGCAAAGTTCGTGGCTGATCACCACCGGCCTGTCGTCCTGCTGTGTCCCCGCAAGCGCCGAAATCAGACCCGAAATACCCGCGCCAAGATTGTAGATGCCGGAAATGTCGGGGTTGGCGCGCAGGGCGCGGCACAATGCCTGTTCGAGGATATCCGGATCATCGCCGGTTTCCAGCGGCGGCAGGATGCGCAGATCCGCTGACACCACATCACAAAAGCCTGCATAGCGATCGGCGTGGTCGCGGGCGTTGAGGCTGCCGGTGATGGGCAGGATCTGGCCCTGCGCTGCAGCACCACCGCGATGGGCCAGCCTCATCAGATCGCCGGCCGTGCGCCCGGCGCTGCGGTTATCAATGCCAACATAGGTATCGCGGGCCTGCGCGGCACTGTCCGCAACCAGTGTCACCACGGCAACGCCCTGCGCCCGCAGCCCGGTCAGCGCTGCGTCGACGCTCGGATCCTGCACCGCGACGAGGCAGACACCGTCATAGCCCTCTGCGGCGCAGGCTTCCAGCGCACAGGTCAGCGCGGCAGCATCAAAGGGGGGCACTTGGGTGAGGGTGATCTGCTGGCGGGCCTGAGACCGGGCTGCGACTTCCTGCTCCAGATCTGCGTGCAGCGTCGCAAAGAACCCCTCCTGCGCAGCAGGCATCAGCACCGCAAAGCGATACCGGCGGCGACGCGACAGATTGGCCGCGGTGATATCGCGTTGATAGCCCAGATCGGCAATCGCCGCGCGCACGCGGTCCTGCGATTTCTTGGCCACCCCGCCCCGGTTGTTCAACACCCGGTCCGCCGTGGCGTAGCTGACCCCAGCCGCCGCAGCGACATCATGTAATGTGGGTTTTCCCATGCGTGCGGTCCATCTGCTCCCGTAGGTTGTGATAGACGTATATCATTTTCTGATAGACGTCTATCATTTTGTCAGTCGAGCATCGATTGACCACGATTTGACAGGTTGCAGGGCAAGGTACAGGACAAGGGCGGAAACGCAAAAAGCCACCACATGCGGTGGCGGCTGTCATAAAACCATCTTGGTTTAGATGTTATGGCGGAGAGACAGGGATTCGAACCCTGGAGACGGTCTCCCGCCTACACACTTTCCAGGCGTGCGCCTTCGACCACTCGGCCACCTCTCCGTTGGGCGGACTTTTGACGGATCGCGGGGGCAATTGCAAGAGCGAAAACAGCAAAAAATTCACTCTTTCCCAAACTTATTTCCGCGCCCCGCTCAGCCCCCCAAATGCAGGTAGACCCGGCGGTTCTGTTTTCCCTTTTTTTCAACCTTTCCAAGGCGGATAGGGCCAATCTCGGCGGTGCTGCGCACGTGGGTACCGCCGCAGGGTTGCAGGTCGATCTGCTCATCTGCACTGCCGATCCGCACCAGACGGATACGACCATTGCCGCGGGGCGGCGCCACCGACATGGTTTTCACCAATTCGGGGTTTGCTTCCAGTTCAGCCTCGGTGATCCAACGTTCGCTGACCTCCAGATCGCGCGCGATCAGGGCGTTGAGCGCATCCTCCAGTGCCTGCTTGTCCTCGGGTGCCTCGGGCATATCGAAATCAAGCCGGCCCTTTTCGGCACCAATGGACCCGCCAGAGACCGGCAGAGGAATGACCACCGACAGAAGATGCAGCGCCGTATGGACACGCATATGGCCAAAGCGGCGGTCCCAATCCAAGGCCTGTGTGACCTCTTGGCCGACAGCTGGCAGAGGCTTACTCTCGGCAGGGATCAGGACAATCCGGCCCGCCTCCCCCTTCACCGTGTTGGTGATGGGCAAATGGTGATCCCCTGCCCCATCGGACCAGCTGAGACTGCCGGTATCACCCGGTTGTCCGCCCCCAGTTGCGTAGAAGACGGACTGGTTCAGAACCAGCCCGCCTTCGCTTGTGTGTTCGGTGATCTGTGCCGGGGCCTGCTGTGCATAGGCGTCGGTCAGAAACAGTTGCTCAGTCATCGATCGGCGTCTCCGTCTTCGCTGCCATCCCCATCGTCGGCGCTGGACAGATCGTCAAGATCAGGACGATCCGGGCGTTTCTTGCTCGGGGATGGGGGTGGATTTGAGGCTGTCACCGCAGCCTCGGGGGCCTTGATACCCTGCGCGGCCTCAGTTGCGGCCGCAGCGAGCGCATCGGGATTGCGAATCCAGATATCGCGCTGGGCGAAGGGGATCTCGATCCCGGCCTCGTCGAAGCGGCGGGCGATATCGTAGTTCATGTCGGATTTCACCGACAGAACCCAGTTCACATCCCGCAGGATGGCGCGGATCTCAAAGTTGAGACTGTCCGCCCCAAAGCCCTGGAACACCACCGAAGGCGGCGGGTTCATCAGCACCATCGGATGCGCCTTGGCGACCTCCATCAGGATGGCCTCTACCTTGCGCGGGTCGGTGCCGTAGCTGACGCCGACGGGCACAATCACCCGGCCCACGGTATTGCCGCGGGTGTAGTTGGTGACGGTACCGGTGATCAGGTCCGAGTTCGGCACGATGACATCGGTGCGGTCGAAGGTCTCAATCCGGGTGGAGCGCACAGAAATGTCGCGCACATAGCCCATCAGGCCGCCGACCTCGATCCAGTCGCCCTTGGACACCGGGCGTTCGACCAGCAGGATAATGCCGGAGACAAAGTTGGACACGATGGTTTGCAGGCCAAAACCGATGCCCACGGACAGCGCACCAGCCACGATGGCAAGAGAGGACAGATCAAGCCCCGCCATCGACACCGCAACCAGAGCCGCCAGGAATATCCCGACATAGCCCATCCCGGAGGCGATAGCGTTCTGGCCGCCAACATCAATGCGGGTTTTGGGCAGCAGCGCATTGCGCAGACTGCCCTGCACCAACCGGGTGAGACCGTAGCCAACGGCAAAAATCGCCACAAAGGTGATGAAGGCGGTGGGCGAAATCCGGGTATCCCCGACCTGGAAGCCTTCGAGAAAGTTCGACCAGAGTTCGGTCAGGTCCGCCACCCGCGCGCCCCAGATCAGCGCCAGCAGCGGCAGCGCCAGAAGCGCCAGCGCAAAGCCGATCAGGGCGGCAAAGAGCGAGTCGCGTGCGGCCATGCCCTTGCCGCTGACAAACCCGTAGAGATCGCCAAGAAACCGGTGCAGTACAAACAGACCCGCCAGCACCGCCAGCGTCAGCATCGACGGGTAGATCACCGATTCAGCCGCATTGAGATAGCCGATGGCCGCCAGAACCGGACCGGCGAAACCAAGCAGATAAATGCTGCGCCGGACCACCGCGATAATCCGGTTGGCACCGGCGGCAATCGCGCCTTCCTCGCCGTCCTCGTCGCTCTGTGCCTGACGCTGTTTGGCACCGATCCGGTGCAAGCGCAGCAGGATCAGTGCAGCGCAGGTGATCAGCGGGAAGGCGTAGACGGCGGCGCTGCTTTCGGGGATGTTCTGGATCCGCTCGATCGTGGCGAAGGCGTCCTGAAGCACCAGGATCACCGCCATCATGTCGATCAGAAAACGGGTCTCGGCCTGATTGCCCTCCTGCACCGGCAGCAGATCGTTTTCGATCTGGTTGGCATAGAGCTGCTCACCCAGCCAGTGAAAGGAGAGAATGATGAAGGCCCAGGCGGGGACGGAATCCAGAATGATACTGCCGCGCACGCCAAGGATGCCCGAAAGATCAACTGCCGCTGCCAGAAAGATCACACCGATGAGCGGCAGCAGCACCTGCAGAAGCGAGACCACAAAGGTCCAGACCCCGGTCCCGCGCGCGCCGTAGCGGCGCAGATAATCGCCGGCCCGATGGGCCCATGACCGACCGCGCGTGATCAGCAGCAAACCAATGAGCAAGACGGCGATCAGCCCGACCAGATCACCGCTGATGCGTTCGCTGGTGGTGTCATTGCGCAGCTGCGACAGGGTTTCATTGCCCACCGCGCGACTGGCGTGGACCAGATCCCGCAGCGCACCGGGCCAGTGTTCGGGATTGAGCGGCGAGGTGCCACGTTCGAACAGGCGTTTGGTCAGGCGCTCGCGGACGATCTTGTCGACCTCGTTGATGAGACCATCGGCACGGCTGTAGGCTTCCTCCGCGACGATACGCGGAACCTTGAGCTGATTGAGCTGCTGGGTCAGTGCAGCGCGCAGCTGGGCGATATCTTCGGGCTCTTCCTCGCCCTCACCGGGGGCGGCGCCTAGCGCGTCAAGCTGACCCTGAAGGGTTTGAATACGTTCGCCATTTTCGCCACGCTTGACCTGAAAGGTCTGCCGGAAATCAGCCAGCTCACTGCGCAGCTGTTCCAGCGCGAGATTAGACGCGCGGCTGGCGTCGATGACATTCTCGGCCCGATTGGCGGTGCGCAGCCAGTCCTCATAGTAGGATTTGGCACGCGCATCGAGCTGGGCCAGAGCGGGAAAGGCCAGGCTGATCAGAAGAACCAGCCCGGCCAGACATTTCACAAAACCACGCATGAGGGCGATCATACGTCCTCAAACACGCCGGGGATAGAGGCCGGAGTGTGGGTCATCCAATCCGGCACCGGCAGATCTTTTTCGCGCAGGAAATCCGGGTTGAACAGTTTTGACTGGTAGCGCGTGCCATAGTCACAGAGCACGGTGACGATGGTTTTGCCCGGCCCCATATCCTTGGCCATGCGCACCGCACCAGCGATATTGATCGCCGAAGAGCCCCCCAGAACCAAGCCCTCCTCGTGCAGCAGATCAAAGACATAGGGCAGCGCGTCGCGGTCCTCAATCTGGTAGCAGAAATCGGGTTTGAAGCCTTCGAGGTTCTTGGTGATGCGGACCTGACCGATGCCTTCCGCAATGGAGCCGCCTTCGGTCGCGATTTCACCAGTGGTGTAATAGGAATAAAGCGCGGCCCCCATCGGGTCGGCCAGACCAATCTTCACGCCTTTGGGCTGGAGCACATCGGCCACACCTGCCAGCGTGCCGCCAGAACCGACCGCGCAGACAAAGCCATCAACCTTGCCCCCGGTCTGTTCCCAGATCTCCGGTGCGGTTGTTTCAACATGAGCCTGTCGGTTGGCGACATTGTCGAACTGATTGGCCCAGATTGCGCCATTGGGTTCGGTCTTGGCCAGCTCCTTGGCCAGACGCTCCGAATAGCGGACAAAGTTGTTGGGATTACGATACGGCGCTGCGGGCACCTGCACCAGTTGGGCACCGGCCAGCCGCAACATGTCCTTTTTCTCTTCGGACTGGGTCTCGGGGATGACGATCACCGTCTTGAACCCCATCGAGGCCCCAACCAGCGCCAGGCCGATACCGGTGTTGCCGGCGGTGCCCTCAACGATGGTGCCGCCCGGTTTCAGATCCCCGCGCACGATGGCGTCCTTGATGATATAAAGTGCCGCGCGGTCCTTGACCGACTGGCCGGGGTTCATGAATTCGGCCTTCCCCAGAATCTCACATCCGGTTTCATCGCTGACGCGGTTCAGGCGGATCAGAGGCGTGTGGCCGATCGCGTCGGCCAAGTCATGTGCAATGCGCATGGTATCCCTTTCGATCATTCCCGTTGAGATGTAGCCAAGGCATTGGACAACCACAAGCCGAGATGCAGATCACATGCTAGGTTGCCCGCACCTTGTCAGCGTTCGCGGTGCCGCAGCCGGTCACGATGACGTGACAGCCAGAGTGCTGCGGTGACCAGTGGCATATCCTGATAGCTGTGATCATCAATCCCGCGCATCAGGTCGTCATAGGGGATGATCTGGCTGCGGATATCCTCGTTCTCGCTTTCCAGCCCGCCACCGCCTGCGATGTTCTCAAGGTCGCAAACGCCTATGAAGATGTGCAAAAACTCGCCCGACGCGCCACTGGACGGATAGACCCGTGTCACGGTTTCAAGTTGGTCGATGGTCAGACCGGCCTCCTCCATCGCCTCGCGGTGGGCCGCCTGTTCAGGGGTTTCGCCGGGATCAATCAGCCCTGCCACCGGTTCCCACATCCACGGGCGCCGGTTGCCGGCGATATAGGTAGCCGCGCGGAACTGTTCGATCAGCAGCACCGCATCACGGCGGGGATCATAGGGCAGGACAACAGCCGCCTGCCCGACCAGCGCCACGCCGCGGTTCACCACCGGGCTGAGGCTACCGTCGTAGCGGCGAAACTGAAGATCCATCTCTTCCATGGCGAAGAAGTTAAGGTAGGCGCGTTTATGTTCATGCACCACCACATCGCGGGCAAGATCATGATACGGATCCCCCGGACGGTTCTGCGCCGCCAACCACGCCGCGGCACGGATACGGATCGGGCGGAAACGCTCGGCCACCTCAGCGGCGGTCAGACGCCCCCGATAGGCCATGACCTCCTCTGCGGCGCGCAAGGACAACGCGCCCCAGTCAGCCTGCCATGCCGCCAGATCCCAAGGATCCCCCGTCTGCCAGAGGCCGGGGTCCGGAAAATAGACATCGGCCGGGGCGCTGCCACCTGCGTCCAGCTCCACCGTGACGCGGCGCAGCGCATAGTCGAACCCGCCTTCGTAATAGTTCAGGGCGTCGATATCGCCCTGTGTGAGGCCACGCAGCAAGAGACCCGGTGCGCCGTGACCGGCGCGGGCCTCGATTGCGGGAAAAGGCTGATCCACCACCGAAAAGGCCCCGTGATCCGGTAAATGGGCGGGGAGCATATCCAGCGCGCTACTGGGCCGCCCCAATACCAGTTCGAGCAGCGGCACATGGCGCAGGCTGCCGTAAACAAAGAGATCAACCACAGTCGTTATCCTATTGGCATTATGTCATTTAGCGCCAGCGGGCCGCAGCATTCTCGGTCACGAGACCGGCCAAGATGCCGCCGATGACCAGCGCCAGCAACACATGTGGCACCGCCATAACAAAAAAGAAATCCAATCCGATCACAAAAATTGCCGAGAGCGCCTCGAACGGATCATCGTATCGGTTGCGCATGGCAAGGCGAA
The nucleotide sequence above comes from Phaeobacter inhibens DSM 16374. Encoded proteins:
- a CDS encoding cysteine synthase A, which codes for MRIAHDLADAIGHTPLIRLNRVSDETGCEILGKAEFMNPGQSVKDRAALYIIKDAIVRGDLKPGGTIVEGTAGNTGIGLALVGASMGFKTVIVIPETQSEEKKDMLRLAGAQLVQVPAAPYRNPNNFVRYSERLAKELAKTEPNGAIWANQFDNVANRQAHVETTAPEIWEQTGGKVDGFVCAVGSGGTLAGVADVLQPKGVKIGLADPMGAALYSYYTTGEIATEGGSIAEGIGQVRITKNLEGFKPDFCYQIEDRDALPYVFDLLHEEGLVLGGSSAINIAGAVRMAKDMGPGKTIVTVLCDYGTRYQSKLFNPDFLREKDLPVPDWMTHTPASIPGVFEDV
- a CDS encoding NUDIX domain-containing protein, which translates into the protein MVDLFVYGSLRHVPLLELVLGRPSSALDMLPAHLPDHGAFSVVDQPFPAIEARAGHGAPGLLLRGLTQGDIDALNYYEGGFDYALRRVTVELDAGGSAPADVYFPDPGLWQTGDPWDLAAWQADWGALSLRAAEEVMAYRGRLTAAEVAERFRPIRIRAAAWLAAQNRPGDPYHDLARDVVVHEHKRAYLNFFAMEEMDLQFRRYDGSLSPVVNRGVALVGQAAVVLPYDPRRDAVLLIEQFRAATYIAGNRRPWMWEPVAGLIDPGETPEQAAHREAMEEAGLTIDQLETVTRVYPSSGASGEFLHIFIGVCDLENIAGGGGLESENEDIRSQIIPYDDLMRGIDDHSYQDMPLVTAALWLSRHRDRLRHRER